The following proteins are co-located in the Phocoena phocoena chromosome 1, mPhoPho1.1, whole genome shotgun sequence genome:
- the SFN gene encoding 14-3-3 protein sigma: MERASLIQKSKLAEQAERYEDMAAFMKSAVEKGEELSCEERNLLSVAYKNVVGGQRAAWRVLTSIEQKGNEEGSEEKGPEVREYREKVEKELRGVCNTVLGLLDSHLIKEAGDAESRVFYLKMKGDYYRYLAEVATGDDKKRIIDSARSAYQDAMDISKKEMPPTNPIRLGLALNFSVFHYEIANSPEAAISLAKTTFDEAMADLHTLSEDSYKDSTLIMQLLRDNLTLWTADNAGEEGCEAPEEPQS; encoded by the coding sequence ATGGAGAGAGCCAGCCTGATCCAGAAGTCCAAGTTGGCCGAGCAGGCTGAACGCTATGAGGACATGGCAGCCTTCATGAAGAGCGCCGTGGAAAAGGGTGAGGAGCTATCCTGCGAAGAGCGCAACCTGCTCTCAGTGGCCTACAAGAATGTGGTGGGTGGCCAGCGGGCTGCGTGGAGAGTCCTGACCAGTATCGAGCAGAAGGGCAACGAGGAGGGCTCAGAAGAGAAGGGCCCGGAGGTGCGAGAGTACCGGGAGAAGGTGGAGAAGGAGCTCCGGGGCGTATGCAACACGGTGTTGGGCTTGCTGGACAGCCATCTCATCAAGGAGGCCGGTGACGCCGAAAGTCGGGTCTTCTACCTGAAAATGAAGGGCGACTACTACCGGTACCTGGCTGAGGTGGCCACCGGTGATGACAAGAAGCGCATCATTGACTCAGCCCGGTCAGCCTACCAGGATGCCATGGACATCAGCAAGAAGGAGATGCCGCCCACCAACCCCATCCGCTTGGGCCTGGCCCTGAACTTTTCCGTCTTCCACTATGAGATCGCCAACAGCCCCGAGGCGGCCATCTCGCTGGCCAAGACCACCTTCGACGAGGCCATGGCTGACCTGCACACCCTCAGCGAGGACTCCTACAAAGACAGCACCCTCATCATGCAGCTGCTGCGGGACAACCTGACACTGTGGACGGCCGACAACGCCGGGGAAGAGGGGTGCGAGGCTCCCGAGGAGCCCCAGAGCTGA